AAAACTCCATCTTCTTTTTTGTTTTATATCCCTGCATTCTTTTCCAACCAGCGGCGAAGACTATCACGTGGGATAATAAACTTTTTACCAATTTTCACTACTGGGAACCCAGGCCGGTGACAAAGCTCATAAATAGCCTGTTTTCCGAGAGGGATTATCCCTTCTTTCCAGATTATTTCCGGGACCAGATTAACCGGCAGCTTATCCCAATCAACAACCATTTTTATCCCTCCATTACCTGTCTTACAAATCCATCTTCATTAAAAAGTTCACCCTCGGGCACTCCTAGACAACCAGCAGTTTTTTTCCGCAGTTTTGGGTATGCATACCGTTTGCCGCTAATAACCTGGGAGATTAAACTAGGATTAACTTCTAACATGAAGCCCAATTTTGTTACAGAAATTTGCCTTTCCTCCATGGCC
The sequence above is drawn from the Dehalobacter sp. genome and encodes:
- a CDS encoding helix-turn-helix domain-containing protein → MVVDWDKLPVNLVPEIIWKEGIIPLGKQAIYELCHRPGFPVVKIGKKFIIPRDSLRRWLEKNAGI
- a CDS encoding helix-turn-helix domain-containing protein, producing MIALRKAMEERQISVTKLGFMLEVNPSLISQVISGKRYAYPKLRKKTAGCLGVPEGELFNEDGFVRQVMEG